One window from the genome of Molothrus ater isolate BHLD 08-10-18 breed brown headed cowbird chromosome 35, BPBGC_Mater_1.1, whole genome shotgun sequence encodes:
- the LOC118700717 gene encoding olfactory receptor 14A16-like, which translates to MFNSSSIRHFLLLALADTRQLQLLHFCLLLGISLAALLGNGLIISAVACGHHLHTPMFFFLLNLALADLGSICTTVPKAMHNSLWDTSNISYTGCAAQVFFLVFFIAAELALLTIMCYDRYVSICKPLHYGTLLGSRACAHMAAAAWASAFLYSLLHTANTFSLPLCHGNALGQFFCEIPQILKLSCSHSNLRELGLIVGSLCLDFGCFVFMVFSYVQIFRAVLRIPSEQGRHKAFSTCLPHLAVVSLFISTGSFAHLKPPSMSSPSLDLALSVLYSVVPPALNPLIYSLRNQELKAAVWTLITGCFQKH; encoded by the coding sequence ATGttcaacagcagctccatcaggcacttcctcctgctggcattggcagacacgcggcagctgcagctcctgcacttctgcctcttgctgggcatctccctggctgccctcctgggcaacggcctcatcatcagcgccgtagcctgcggccaccacctgcacacgcccatgttcttcttcctgctcaacctggccctcgctgacctgggctccatctgcaccactgtccccaaagccatgcacaattccctctgggacaccagcaacatctcctacactggatgtgctgcacaagtattttttttggtctttttcaTTGCAGCAGAGCTTGCCCtcctgaccatcatgtgctacgaccgctacgtgtccatctgcaaacccctgcactacgggaccctcctgggcagcagagcttgtgcccacatggcagcagctgcctgggccagtgcctttctctaTTCCCTGCTGCACacggccaatacattttccctgcccctgtgccatggcaatgccctgggccagttcttctgtgaaatcccacagatcctcaaactctcctgctcacactcaaACCTCAGGGAACTTGGTCTCATTGTGGGTAGTCTTTGTTTAGATTTtggctgttttgtgttcatggttttctcctatgtgcagatcttcagggctgtgctgaggatcccctctgagcagggacggcacaaagccttttccacctgcctccctcacctggctgtggtctcCCTGTTTATCAGCACTGGCTCGTTTGCTCacctgaagcccccctccatgtcctccccatccctggatctggccctgtcagttctgtactcggtggtgcctccagccctgaaccccctcatctacagcctgaggaaccaggagctcaaggctgcagtgtggacaCTGATCACTGgatgctttcagaaacattaa